Genomic DNA from Bacteroidota bacterium:
AAAAACAAGTATCCATTATCCATATATAGGGAAGATATATCAATACCGGTTGGACTCATGTGAAGTTTTTGTTCTAATAAATCAGGATTATAAACATCACCCTTCATAATCCCTAAAACTGCGTCCAAATCCTTTACTGTATATTTTGTATTTCCTGTCCATACAATATTCCTGAAATAATATTGCCCACCCTCTTCAATTTGTATTTTGATTCGAATAAACTCATTATTTACAAACGAAACAGAATCATAGACAATTCTTGCATCCCGATAGCCTAAAGTATTATAATGTCCAATAATACGCTCTTTGTCTTCTTCATACAGAGTCTCTATATATTTTGACGTACGAAATATATTCCATTTATTGTATTGTTTTGTTTTCTTGAGTAAGCTATTAATCTTTCGATCTTTAACAATGGAATTGCCTTCCACAATTAATTCCCCAATCCGAATCTTACTATTTTTGGCTATTTTTATATTTAATTGAACACTATTTTTAGCAAAGAGGGTATCCCCTGTTTGACTTATTTCTATAGATGGATTGTAATATCCTTTGTCAATAAAATATTCTTTAACCTGATTCGTGACATTTTGCAACAGCTGTTGTGTAACGATTTCTCCCTGAACCAAAGAAATTTTCTCCTTGATTTTTTCAGCTTCGGATTTTGAAACACCATCTAGAGAGTATCGGCTAAGTCGAGGTCGTGTTTTAACATCAATGGTTAAATATACATTTTCGCCACTTAGGCTATCGACATATAAAATAACATTTGAAAACAATTTCTGTTTCCATAAATTCCGAATGGCCTGGCTTATTTCATCACCTGGAATATAAACTTCTTTTCCGACTGAAAGACCAGAATATGCTACAATAATAACCCGATCAATATTAGCGTCTCCACTAACATTAATAGATTGAATTTTATACTTTTTAGGAAATGTGTAATCGAAATCTTCGACACTAACCTGAGTAAAACTTTTTACACAAATAAAGGTAAAAACTAAAAGGGCTAATTTAACTTTCATCATGAGATAATAATTGTTCACTTACTTTACCAAACCTTCTTTCTCGATTTTGGTAGTCAACAATAGCTTGGTAATAGTCTTCCTTTGAAAACTCAGGCCACTTTTTTGAGGTGAAATAAAACTCTGAGTAAGCTAATTCCCAGAGTAAAAAATTGCTGATTCTATATTCTCCACTAGTCCGTATTAAAAGCTCTGGATCAGGAAAATCAGCAGTAGAAAGGTAACTTTTAAATAAATCCTCAGTAATAGGTTGATTCTCATTCACAGAAGAGTCATTTTTTATTTTTGTTACCGCATTCATTATATCCCATCTGGAGCTATAGCTTAATGCTATTACAACTTTCAAGCCAGTATTATTCTTGGTTAATTCAATCGCATTTTGAACTTCTTCCAATGTTTTTTTGGGAATTTTGTCCAGATCGCCAATAACATGAATTGATGCATTGTTTTTGTTCAATTCTTCTAATTCTTTTCGAATGGTAACCACCAACAAATTCATTAAAGCACTCACTTCTCTCTGAGGTCTTTTCCAGTTCTCTTTGGAGAAGGTATAAAGAGTTAAATATTTCAGTTTCAGTTCTACACTTGCTTCAATAATTTGACGAACAGTTTTTACGCCTGCTTGATGACCAAAAATCCGATTTTTATTATTTTCTTTAGCCCATCTTCCATTGCCATCCATAATGATAGCAATATGATTTGGAAGCTTTTCTAAATTGATTTTATTTAAATAATTTGGGATCATTTGGACCTGTAACTTTGAAGCGCAAATGTACTAAAATTCGAAACAAACCTTGTTTCTGATTTGAAAAGATAAACCGACTCCGGTAAACATATACCAATCAATTAAATCAGGCCTCCCGCGCTGTTTTCCGTCATAACCAATGGAGGTCGAAGATCTGTCAGACAACTCAGATGCTATTGGACCATACGCATTTTGAAGTATATCTATATTATAATAGGTGGTGCTTACGTCATCCAAATAATCAGTAAACGTATATCTAAAGCCATAACTAATGGTTAGATTTATGGACTTATTCACTTTGAATTTAATACCTCCTCCTAGAGGAATAGCAAATTGATATAAGGAATATGCACTTTTGTTTGATTCTAAATGCACTCCTTCAGTGTCAAGGCCAGCTAACTTAATAATGTTTTGATTGTACTGTGTGCGTGGTTCATACAAAAAACCAGCTCCTCCAATAAAGGCATATGGAGTAAACTTATTGGGATGAATTCCCAGTCCAAAAGGGAAAAAATTAAACTCAAATAGATAGGAAAACTCTGTAATAGTTGTAAAAAAACTTAGATTTCGAATCTCAAGATGTTTGAAATTATTATCATTTCCTGAAATTTGCCCTTGAACAAAAGCGAATGTATGCGAAATAAATGGATTAACATTTTTCTTTATGAATAGGCCACTGGCCATCTTCGTTTCAGAAAAAACGATTTCAGGTGCTAAGTCACCAATATAATTAGCGCCTCCAAGCTGAAAACCAACTTCCCAGTTTTGTGCATTCACAAAAACTGGAAGCATCAGAATTAGTAATGTTATTTTTATCTTGAACATACTATTTCCAATAACATCAGATAATGAAAAATATTACTATTTATGTTAATTATTTTTGTCCTAATATCCTAAACAGCCTCTGGGTAGCAAAGAATAAGTAAATGTAAATCCAGCAAAATAATACCAATCTTTTGCGTCTGGGCTTCCTCGAGGATCATCTTCTGACTTTTCAATCAACTCATCTCCTATTTCTCCAGTTCGATTAGAAAGCTTTACGGCTATAAGCCCATTTCTATACAGTAAGTCTTTTAAGTCTACATAGTTAGTACTAACATCATCTAAGTAATCTGTAAACGTTTTACGAGCGCTTAATTCACAGCCAATATTAATGTTTTTTCCAATTGAGTATTTCCAACCAAAGCCAAACGGAATCACTATTTGCGTTAGTTTATACCTTCTGTCGAAATATTCAGGAACATTCAAATATTGACCTTCTGTGCCTAATGGCTGCAAATTAGTCCATTTCTCATTATACAATGCTTGAGGGTTGAATCTCAACAGCGAAACACCAGCAAAAATATAGGGCGATGACTTATAGGTAAAATGATTAGTTCTATATCCCAAAATATTAAACTCGGGTTGAATGCCAATATCTAAAACTGTTGATCTAAAACTTAAATTACGCGACCACTGCCGATGATAATACTTCTTTGCATTTTCATCTGAACCAGAAATCATTCCCTTGATAATATTTCCTTTTAGAGTGAGATAGCGGTTAATGTTATATCGAATAATTCCACCATATGCAAAATGAGTTTCATTCATTTTAATGGCACTTTCTGAAAAGTCACCATTATAATTGGATGCACCTGTAAATACACCAATTTCCCAAAATTGAGCATATAAAAAAACTGGAAAAAAAAGGAAAGCTGACAGAACGATTTTTTTCATGAATCAGTATTTAATTTACCAAAAACAAAGATAAATTAATTTTAAGCAATAATTCCAGAAACAATAATAAAATGATTTGAATGGGGAGGCAATTAGATTAATTAAAATCTATAGCAAGCGTTCGGTAGTATAGAATAAGAAATAGTAAATCCAGTAAAAATGTAAAAATCATTATTAGTTGGATCACCTCTGTCTTCAGCCGAACTGAAATCCAATCTTGTACCAAGAAATTCTTCAGTACGATTAGCGAGAACATCAGCAATTGCTATATTCTCGCCATTAATTTCAACCAATCCATGAGTAGCACTTAATATTTCTGGTTCTACATAGGTTTTACTTACATCGTCCAGATAATCTGTAAATGTAACTCTGACCCCAAGTTCATAACCAATATTCCAATAACGATTAATAGCATATTTCCATCCGAATCCCATTGGGATACACAATTGGGTCAATGCATATTTTTCTCTATCGTTATATTTGGTTGTTCCTTGTCCTTCAGTACCCAATGGTTGAAGGTTAAACCACTCACCCCGATATTCTGCTTTTGGATTAAATCGAAAAACAGATACTCCAAAAAGCAAATAGGGTGAACTATTATACCTGGGATGCGGAGAGCTATAGCCTAATAAATTGATTTCAGTCTGAACTCCTACATCTAGCAAAGATGATTTAAAACTTAGGTTCCTCGTTTTTTGCTGAAGGCTAGAAGAATTTGCATCATCTCCAGAAATAGTTCCATAGAACCCATTTACCTTTACAGAAAACCATTGATTTACATTATACCTAACAATGGCTCCTGTTGCAGGATGGAGCTCCTTGATGTCAATTCCAGATTGTACAAGATCACCAGAATAACTACTGACGCCACCAAATACGCCTACCTCCCAATATTGGGCATTGGAAATAAAAGGAATACTTAGTAGGATTAACAGTAGGAGTTTTCGCACGAAAATGGTCTATGAATTATTAGAAACAGAAACAAGTATTTTTTCTGAATGTTTTTGAAATGGAGAATCCAAACCACATATAAGCATCGTTAGCTTCCGGGTTACCTCTTGGAAAAGCTTCATTAGCAGCATTTGGACGTGATGAAGTAAATACACCACCAGCTATTGTCCCAAGTCTATCAGACAATTGAACAGCTGCTGCATCATTTGGATCTGCCATATTAAAATCAGTATAATCTGGCCATTCACCTCCAAAATCATCTAAATGATCTGTAAATGTTTTGTTCTGACTTACATACAATGCAATATTCCATAAATAGAGATTCAATTGTTTACTGCTTCTTGGCCTTTTGAAACTATATTTAACTCCAAAACCATAAGGTATAGAAATCTGGGTTAGAGCATATTTAGCTTCGTAGCCAGGCTTGCCTTGACCTTCCGTGCCTAAAGGCTGTAATTCATAAACGGTACCGTTTAATACGCCTTTTGGATTAAAATTAAACACACTAACTCCAGTAAAAATATAGGGAGACCAGTTTCTTAATTTATTACCACTTATAAAGGGCAAAATGTTATATTCAATCTGACCATGAAAATCCAGTAAGTGAGAATAAAACTGACCTTCTCTACTCCAGGCAGCTCCTACTTGTGCAGGATCTTTATCTCCATCATAGCCTTCGATTTTACCATAATACAATCCACCTTTGAAATTAAATCTAGGAGTAAAATAATATCTAAAAAAGGCTCCTCCGCCTAATTTACTCTGATTCCAGGAAACATGCTTCCATGTCAGGTCTCCTAAATACTCAGTTACACCCAGGTAAACACCGACTTCTTTATCTTGAGAATGAACATTATGGCTCATTCCTATTACAAATATAATCGCAACAAATACTTTCAATAATTGTTTCATCACTTTATTTTTACGACTGTTAGATTTAACAAAAATAATACAGAATAGAATTATAACAAAAATAAAAACAAATTATTAATAATTCAAACATTTCTACTATCAATTCCCCAATTAAGTTTTTCTCTTATTATATCACTGAATTTCATATCATTAAGCCTTACTAATTGAATATTAAAGGGGGCTTTCTTCAATTTTAATTTATATGTTTCATCGACTATTTTATATCTTGAATCCAATGAAATTAAAAAACCGCCTTCTCTGCTATTTATTTCAAATGAAAGCTCAACATTGTCTGGAACGATGACAGGCCTAACGTTTAAGTTATGTGGAGCCACAGGTGTAATGACAAAATTACTTGCTTCTGGGTATACAATAGGGCCACCACAACTCATTGAATAAGCAGTTGATCCGGTTGGAGTTGCCACGATCAGACCATCGCCCCAATATTTATTAAAAAACTCTCCGTTTAAATACGTAGTAATAGCTGTTAAAGATGAATTGTCCCTTTTATGAATTGTAAAATCATTTAAGGCATAGCGATCTTCCTTAAATAAAGGAGCTGACGTTTCTAATTCAATAACAGATCTGCTTTCAATAATAAATTTATTATTAATTAAAGCTTGGATAACACTGTCTATTTCATCAATAGAATTATTCGCAAGGAATCCTAATCGCCCAATATTGAATCCAAGAACTGGAATATTAGAATCTTTAACAAAAAGTAATGTATTCAGAAAAGTACCATCTCCTCCAATACTGATCATAAAATCTACTTTATGTCGAATTAGTTCTGAATAGTTTTTATAAACAATACGATCATCCTTAGCCTTAAAATTATTAGTTAATGCTACTTGTAAATCTTCATGCAAAACCAACTCTATATTGTTTGTTGTCAGGCAGTTAATAATATCCATATAAACTTGAATATTATTTTCTAAAATCCCTTTTGAATAAAGTGCTACTTTCATCACAATTCTGATCTAATTATTCCTCACTTCTGATAACTCCAAATTTAAGTAAAAGAAAGTTCATTCAACCATCTGCTTTTAATTAAAATAGTCCTTTTATTTTTTAACTTTGTATTAAATGAGAATACAAGAGAACTCAGTTTATGAGTAGAATTAGCAGGTATAAGAAATTTATAGATATTGAAGACGTTATTAAGTCGAAAAGCGAATTTTTACTGAAAATTACGCCTAAAATTATTATTCGTTGGATTAGAAGAGTTTTGCATGAAGAAGATTTAAATTCTGCTATTAAAAATAATATTGACAAACATGGGCACGACTTTGCACAAGCCATATGTGATGAATTTGGAGCAAAACTATTTATTAAAGGAGAATTACCAAAAGCCTTAAATGAAAGATTCATTATGGTTTCCAATCATCCCCTTGGAGGATTGGACGGCTTGGCGCTAATTGCCACTATTGGAAAAATCCGAAAAGATTTAAAATTTATAGTGAATGACCTTTTATTATTTGTTGAGAATCTTAAAAACGTATTTCTACCTGTTAATAAAATTGGATCAAGTCCCAAAGAAGCATTAAGGATCATTAATAATGCTTATCAATCAAATGAATTGTTGTTAACTTTCCCATTTGGATTGGTATCCAGACGAAAAAAAGGCATTATTCAAGATCTCGAATGGAAAAAAAGTTTTATTACCAAAGCAAAGCAAACCAGCAGACATATTATACCTATCCATATAAACGGACGGAATTCTAATTTTTTCTATAATTTATCAAACCTTAGAAGATTTCTAAAAATTAAAATAAATATAGAAATGTTTTTTTTGGTCAATGAAATGTATAAACAAAAAGATCAGAATATTACCATCACCTTTGGTAAACCTATTCCTATATCAACATTTGATAATACATATAGTGAGACTGAATGGGCTGAGAAATTACGTAAGTTTGTGTATGATTTAGCAATCGATCCTGGCAAATCCTTTCAAGCTTAATCGGTGAAATTTTAACGAACTTATGAAAGAAATTATTCAACCTATAGAAAAGAGTCTTCTAAAAAAAGAATTGAACGAAGACAGGTTTCTCAGAAATACAAATAATGGGAACAATGAGATTTATATTATCACACATCATGACTCCCCAAATACATTACAGGAAATTGGACGACTAAGGGAAATAAGTTTTCGAGATGCGGGCGGGGGAACAGGTAAAAGCATCGATTTAGATGATTATGATACTGCTCAAACACCTTACAAGCAGCTTATTGTCTGGGATCCTGAGGATGAAGAAATTGTAGGTGGTTATCGATTTATTCATTGTAAAGATGTAGCACTTGATTCAAATGGGCAACCCCTGTTAGCTACTTCAGGATTATTTAATTTCAGTGAAACATTTATTAAAGACTATATCCCTTACACTGTTGAGCTCGGGCGTTCTTTCGTGCAGCCTTTGTATCAACTCACTTACAATTTTAGAAAAGGGATGTATTCTCTTGATAATTTGTGGGATGGCTTAGGTGCTATTGTTGTTAATGATCCACAAATTAAATACTACTTTGGTAAAATTACCATGTATCCTCGTTTTAATATTTGTGCACGAGATATGATTCTTTTTTTCTTGTCAAAATATTTTGAAGATAAAAGCAAACTAGTAATACCGATTAATCCAATAACCTTTCAAACTGAGATTAAAAAATTAGAACATACATTTTATGGGGAGACTTTTCAGGATGATTATAAAATATTGGTTCAGGAAGTAAGACGATTGAAGGAAAACATTCCTCCACTCGTTAATGCATACATGAATCTTTCTGCGACCATGCATTATTTTGGAACTGCCATCAATAACTCATTTGGTGATGTTGAAGAATCGGGAATTATAATTGCAATTGACGATATTTATGATATTAAAAAAGATCGTCACCTTTCAACATATAAAAAAGAAGATAAACCTGCTAGCAAAGTTTAATTAAAGCGAATTAGCTATATTTTCAAAGAAATCTTCAACCTGTTCTATGCTTCCTTTTGCATCCTCTTTATATCCAGTAAAGAAAGAGATTATTTGAGGTGAGACCGGCTCCAAATAGCGATAACTAATGGATTCATTTTTCATTTTCGCTGGAATCACATCCACCTGATCCGTAATCCATAATAACAAACTAAATAATAAAACAACTTTAACGAACCCAAATAAAGCACCAGCAAGTCGATTAAAGATATTCAACTGTGCAGTTTTTATTATTCGCTGGAGAAGCTTAGCTAGTGTAATTATGGCGAGAAAAATGCCCAGAAAAACTACGATATAAGCAATATAAGGGAGCCATTTTGAATTTAATTCCATACCAGAATTGATTAGCAACTTATTCGAAAGTTGCATAGCTCCAATTATTGCAATAATAAAAGCCAAAACCGATAAAACTTCAATAATAAGACCTTTTCGAAATCCTGTTATCAAGAAATAAAGCAAAGGAATCAAGAAAATTATATCTAGTGTGTTCATGCTGAGAGCAACTTTTTTACGACTTCTGAAATTGTTTTACCATCGGCCCTACCAGCAAGTTTTCCCATTGCCAAGGGCATAACTTTCTTTAGGTCAGCCATGCTTGAAGCTCCCGTTTCAGAAATTATTACTTTAACAATATCTTCGATTTCTTTTAGCGAAATTTGTTTCGGTAAATATTTTGTTATCACTTCCAGCTCGTCCGATTCTTCCTGCACTAAATCTTCTCTATTTTGTTTTTTATATACCTCAATTGATTCCTTCCTTTGTTTTACCAAACGCTGCAACAATTGAATTTCATCTTTTTCTGATATCTCATCTCCAGTTCCCTGAGTTTTTAACAACAATATAGCAGATTTAATTGCTCTAATAGCACGCAATCCTGCTTGATCTTTAGCTTTCATTGCCTCTTTAAGATCAGTATTAATAGTATCACTTAATGTCATAATCTTTCTTTTAATACAAAATTAATTCATTCAATCTGAAAATAACAATCCTATTATTAATAAAAAAAGGGTTGCCTGTTAAGACAACCCTGTATAGATATTATTACAAATGATTAAACTACACCTTGTGCAAGCATAGCATCAGCAACTTTCACAAATCCACCGATGTTAGCACCTTTTACATAGTCAATATAATCACCTTCCTTGCCATATTTCACACAAGTTTCGTGAATATTGATCATGATTTGATGAAGTTTTGAATCAACTTCTTCTCTTGTCCATGATAAACGAAGTGAGTTTTGGCTCATTTCTAAACCTGAAGTTGCTACACCACCAGCGTTAGCTGCTTTACCAGGACCAAAGAGGATCTTAGCATCTTGATATACAAGAATAGCTTCAGGAGTAGAAGGCATGTTAGCTCCTTCTGATACAACGAAACAACCATTAGCGATAAGTTTTTTAGCATCATCACCATCGATTTCATTTTGTGTTGCACTTGGTAAAGCAACATCACATTTAACTTCCCAAGGTCTTTTACCTTCAACGTATGTACAGCCATATTTGTCAGCATATTCCTTAATACGTCCACGCTTAACATTTTTAAGCTCCATAACAAAAGCAAGTTTCTCAGCATCAATTCCTGCTGGATCATAAATGTAACCAGCTGAATCGGACAATGTAACTACTTTACCACCAAACTCAGTTGCTTTTTGTGTTGCATATTGTGCAACATTACCTGAACCAGATACTGTAACAATTTTACCTTCAAAGCTATCACCACGAGTTTTAAGCATTTCTTTTGCAAAATATACCTGACCATAACCTGTAGCTTCTGGGCGAATTAAACTTCCACCCCACTCAATT
This window encodes:
- a CDS encoding isoprenyl transferase, translating into MIPNYLNKINLEKLPNHIAIIMDGNGRWAKENNKNRIFGHQAGVKTVRQIIEASVELKLKYLTLYTFSKENWKRPQREVSALMNLLVVTIRKELEELNKNNASIHVIGDLDKIPKKTLEEVQNAIELTKNNTGLKVVIALSYSSRWDIMNAVTKIKNDSSVNENQPITEDLFKSYLSTADFPDPELLIRTSGEYRISNFLLWELAYSEFYFTSKKWPEFSKEDYYQAIVDYQNRERRFGKVSEQLLSHDES
- a CDS encoding outer membrane beta-barrel protein, with translation MRKLLLLILLSIPFISNAQYWEVGVFGGVSSYSGDLVQSGIDIKELHPATGAIVRYNVNQWFSVKVNGFYGTISGDDANSSSLQQKTRNLSFKSSLLDVGVQTEINLLGYSSPHPRYNSSPYLLFGVSVFRFNPKAEYRGEWFNLQPLGTEGQGTTKYNDREKYALTQLCIPMGFGWKYAINRYWNIGYELGVRVTFTDYLDDVSKTYVEPEILSATHGLVEINGENIAIADVLANRTEEFLGTRLDFSSAEDRGDPTNNDFYIFTGFTISYSILPNACYRF
- a CDS encoding NAD kinase, with product MKVALYSKGILENNIQVYMDIINCLTTNNIELVLHEDLQVALTNNFKAKDDRIVYKNYSELIRHKVDFMISIGGDGTFLNTLLFVKDSNIPVLGFNIGRLGFLANNSIDEIDSVIQALINNKFIIESRSVIELETSAPLFKEDRYALNDFTIHKRDNSSLTAITTYLNGEFFNKYWGDGLIVATPTGSTAYSMSCGGPIVYPEASNFVITPVAPHNLNVRPVIVPDNVELSFEINSREGGFLISLDSRYKIVDETYKLKLKKAPFNIQLVRLNDMKFSDIIREKLNWGIDSRNV
- a CDS encoding glycerol acyltransferase — its product is MSRISRYKKFIDIEDVIKSKSEFLLKITPKIIIRWIRRVLHEEDLNSAIKNNIDKHGHDFAQAICDEFGAKLFIKGELPKALNERFIMVSNHPLGGLDGLALIATIGKIRKDLKFIVNDLLLFVENLKNVFLPVNKIGSSPKEALRIINNAYQSNELLLTFPFGLVSRRKKGIIQDLEWKKSFITKAKQTSRHIIPIHINGRNSNFFYNLSNLRRFLKIKINIEMFFLVNEMYKQKDQNITITFGKPIPISTFDNTYSETEWAEKLRKFVYDLAIDPGKSFQA
- a CDS encoding GNAT family N-acetyltransferase, which gives rise to MKEIIQPIEKSLLKKELNEDRFLRNTNNGNNEIYIITHHDSPNTLQEIGRLREISFRDAGGGTGKSIDLDDYDTAQTPYKQLIVWDPEDEEIVGGYRFIHCKDVALDSNGQPLLATSGLFNFSETFIKDYIPYTVELGRSFVQPLYQLTYNFRKGMYSLDNLWDGLGAIVVNDPQIKYYFGKITMYPRFNICARDMILFFLSKYFEDKSKLVIPINPITFQTEIKKLEHTFYGETFQDDYKILVQEVRRLKENIPPLVNAYMNLSATMHYFGTAINNSFGDVEESGIIIAIDDIYDIKKDRHLSTYKKEDKPASKV
- a CDS encoding CvpA family protein, which translates into the protein MNTLDIIFLIPLLYFLITGFRKGLIIEVLSVLAFIIAIIGAMQLSNKLLINSGMELNSKWLPYIAYIVVFLGIFLAIITLAKLLQRIIKTAQLNIFNRLAGALFGFVKVVLLFSLLLWITDQVDVIPAKMKNESISYRYLEPVSPQIISFFTGYKEDAKGSIEQVEDFFENIANSL
- a CDS encoding GatB/YqeY domain-containing protein; the protein is MTLSDTINTDLKEAMKAKDQAGLRAIRAIKSAILLLKTQGTGDEISEKDEIQLLQRLVKQRKESIEVYKKQNREDLVQEESDELEVITKYLPKQISLKEIEDIVKVIISETGASSMADLKKVMPLAMGKLAGRADGKTISEVVKKLLSA
- the gdhA gene encoding NADP-specific glutamate dehydrogenase produces the protein MDNKVKEFMAKIIAKNQGEVEFHQAVEEVAETLVPYIEENPKYKSAKILERIAEPERVIIFRIPWLDDKGEVQINRGFRIEMNSAIGPYKGGMRFHPTVNLGILKFLAFEQVLKNSLTTLPMGGGKGGSDFDPKGKSDNEVMRFCQSLMTELCRHIGPNTDVPAGDIGVGGREIGFMFGQYKRIRNEFTGVLTGKGIEWGGSLIRPEATGYGQVYFAKEMLKTRGDSFEGKIVTVSGSGNVAQYATQKATEFGGKVVTLSDSAGYIYDPAGIDAEKLAFVMELKNVKRGRIKEYADKYGCTYVEGKRPWEVKCDVALPSATQNEIDGDDAKKLIANGCFVVSEGANMPSTPEAILVYQDAKILFGPGKAANAGGVATSGLEMSQNSLRLSWTREEVDSKLHQIMINIHETCVKYGKEGDYIDYVKGANIGGFVKVADAMLAQGVV